A segment of the Chrysiogenia bacterium genome:
GGCGCGGCGTCGTCGTGAGCAGCAGCAGGCCGCGCGAGTGATCGCTCAGCAGCTTGGCGGTCACCCACTCGGCGTCGGGTTCTTCGACGTCCCAGCCCAGGTGATGGGCCTCGTCGATGATGAGCAGGTCCCAGTTCTCGGCCGTCGCCTCGCTCAGGCGATCGGGATTTCCCAGCAGGAACTCGAAGGAGCAGATGACCCGGCGCGCCGAGAGAAAGACGGACTCGCCCGTGGTTTTCTCTTCATCGGCCGCGCGCGCTTCATCGAGCATGGTGAACATCTCGTTGAAGCGGCGGTACATCTCGACGAGCCACTGGTTCTTGAGCGCCTCGGGCACGACGATGAGCACGCGCGAGGCGCGCCCGAGCGCGCGAAGCGAGGCGAATACCAGGCCCGCCTCGATGGTCTTGCCAAGGCCCACCTCGTCGGCGAGCAGCACGCGCGGCATCTCACGGCGCGAGACGCTGCGCGCGACGTAGAGCTGGTGGGGCAGCAGCGAGACCCGGCAGCCGGCGATGCCGCGCACGTCGGGGGTGAGATTCTCCGCGCGAAGGCGCCAGCCCTCTTTTCGCAGGTCGTAGGTGCGGCGCGGGCTCCAGTCGCCGGTGAGGAACTGGTCGATGGCGCCCAGGTCCTCCACCTGGTGGTGGAGATCGGATTCTAGAATGTTGACGCCCTTGCCCTTGTAGCGATACAGGCCGTCTTCTTCGATGATCTTCTCGACGGTAAAGCGCTTGCCTTCCTTGGTGGCGGCGCGCTGGCCCACGCTGAGCACCAGCCGGCGCAGCGGGGCGGTGCGCACCGAGTAGCGGCGCTGAACCTCCGAGCCCGGGAAGAGCACGTCGATGGTGCCTTCCTCGACCTCTACGATGATGCCAAGGCCCAGTTCGGGCTCACTCTGGGCGACGACTCTTTGTCCGGGAATCAGCATGGGTGGCAAAAAAACTCTCCTGGCGGGGCGCGCGGGGGCCGTTTGCGCCCGCGGCGGGCACACTCATAGCCCCGCGCGGACCCGATGAAAAGGGGGGATTTGCCGGGGGTGCGCCGCAGGGTAGGCTTGCCTCCGCTGCTTCCCTCTCCCTTGTCAGGGAGAGGGAAGAGCGAAGCGAGGGTGAGGGTGCCGAGCCGGTACAAACTTTCCACCCTCACCCGCCCTGACGGGCACCCTCTCCCTGAAAGGGAGAGGGGAAACGGAAGTCTGACTCTTGGAGGAACTCCCATGCACCACGTCCACGTCAATTGCTACATCCACGCCCCCGTGGAGCGGGTCTTCGACTTCATCACCGACAACGACCGCTTCTTCGTCGGCGAGGGGATCAAGTCGGTGAC
Coding sequences within it:
- a CDS encoding DEAD/DEAH box helicase family protein, translated to MLIPGQRVVAQSEPELGLGIIVEVEEGTIDVLFPGSEVQRRYSVRTAPLRRLVLSVGQRAATKEGKRFTVEKIIEEDGLYRYKGKGVNILESDLHHQVEDLGAIDQFLTGDWSPRRTYDLRKEGWRLRAENLTPDVRGIAGCRVSLLPHQLYVARSVSRREMPRVLLADEVGLGKTIEAGLVFASLRALGRASRVLIVVPEALKNQWLVEMYRRFNEMFTMLDEARAADEEKTTGESVFLSARRVICSFEFLLGNPDRLSEATAENWDLLIIDEAHHLGWDVEEPDAEWVTAKLLSDHSRGLLLLTTTPR